A genomic segment from Triticum dicoccoides isolate Atlit2015 ecotype Zavitan chromosome 1A, WEW_v2.0, whole genome shotgun sequence encodes:
- the LOC119353807 gene encoding transcription factor MYB41-like: MGRRCCCHGAGVKKGSWTEEEDKALVEHIQKRGGHVGSWRAVPKASGLNRCGKSCRLRWTNYLRPDIKRGNFTDDEERLIISLHAALGNKWSTIATHLEGRTDNEIKNFWNTRLRKKLLSMGVDPVTHQQLPPDQSHHNLDVASAAILPDTLLWAAAAASLGGLDTAALRQAQLLQQLLQAMCSRNDTTNLITNLAAANAMLNSVSSIVPNLLLQQDQMNIQMNMLSGANYPQPGYMCNISSFAEQDVVQQLINAPGTGTSSSAADEQADQHCIAAAAFALHGVSTAVDRPPLQELAGLPPEPTTELPGLWSLESDSFWKDILEEYRV; encoded by the exons ATGGGTCGGAGGTGTTGCTGCCACGGCGCCGGCGTGAAGAAAGGGTCGTGGACGGAGGAGGAGGACAAGGCGCTGGTGGAGCACATCCAGAAGCGCGGCGGGCACGTCGGCAGCTGGCGCGCCGTGCCCAAGGCCTCCGGGCTGAACCGCTGCGGCAAGAGCTGCCGCCTCCGGTGGACCAACTACCTCCGCCCCGACATCAAACGCGGCAACTTCACCGACGACGAGGAGCGCCTCATCATCAGCCTCCACGCCGCCCTCGGCAACAA GTGGTCGACGATCGCGACGCACCTCGAGGGCCGGACGGACAATGAGATCAAGAACTTCTGGAATACGCGCCTCCGGAAGAAGCTCCTGAGCATGGGCGTCGACCCCGTCACGCACCAGCAGCTGCCCCCCGACCAGAGCCACCACAACCTCGACGTCGCGTCCGCAGCGATCCTCCCCGACACGCTCCTATGGGCGGCCGCGGCCGCGAGCCTCGGAGGCCTTGACACCGCCGCCCTAAGGCAGGCGCAGCTTCTGCAGCAGCTGCTCCAGGCCATGTGCTCCAGGAACGACACCACTAACCTCATCACCAACCTAGCTGCAGCAAACGCAATGCTGAACTCAGTTAGCAGCATCGTTCCGAACCTTCTGCTCCAGCAGGACCAGATGAACAT CCAGATGAACATGTTGTCTGGCGCCAACTACCCGCAGCCAGGTTACATGTGCAACATCTCGAGTTTTGCGGAGCAGGACGTGGTGCAGCAACTGATCAACGCTCCGGGAACGGGAACGAGCTCCTCCGCAGCAGATGAGCAAGCTGATCAGCACTGCATCGCGGCCGCAGCATTCGCATTGCATGGTGTTTCAACGGCTGTTGACCGGCCGCCGCTGCAGGAGCTTGCCGGTTTGCCGCCGGAGCCCACGACGGAACTGCCTGGTCTGTGGTCTCTCGAGAGTGATTCTTTCTGGAAGGACATACTGGAGGAGTACCGTGTGTAG